In Felis catus isolate Fca126 chromosome A2, F.catus_Fca126_mat1.0, whole genome shotgun sequence, the following proteins share a genomic window:
- the AGR2 gene encoding anterior gradient protein 2 homolog, with amino-acid sequence MEKISVSAFLLLVALSYTLAKDITVKSGAKKDTKDSAPKLPQTLSRGWGDQLIWTQTYEEALYKSKTSNKPLMIIHHLDECPHSQALKKVFAENKEIQKLAEQFVLLNLVYETTDKHLSPDGQYVPRIMFVDPSLTVRADITGRYSNRLYAYEPSDVALLLDNMKKALKLLKTEL; translated from the exons ATGGAGAAGATCTCAGTGTCAGCATTCTTGCTCCTTGTCGCCCTCTCTTACACTCTGGCCAAAGATATCACAGTCAAATCAGGAGCTAAGAAGGACACAAAGGACTCGGCACCCAAACTGCCCCAGACCCTCTCCAGAG GTTGGGGTGACCAACTCATCTGGACTCAGACATACGAAGAAGCTTTATACAAATCCAAGACAAG CAACAAACCCTTAATGATTATTCATCACTTGGATGAATGCCCACACAGTCAAG CTTTAAAGAAAGTGTttgctgaaaataaagaaatccagAAATTGGCAGAGCAGTTCGTCCTCCTCAATCTAGTT TATGAAACAACTGATAAACACCTTTCTCCTGATGGCCAGTATGTCCCCAGAATCATGTTTGTTG ACCCATCCCTGACAGTTAGAGCTGACATCACTGGAAGATACTCGAATCGTCTCTACGCTTACGAACCTTCAGATGTAGCGCTCT TGCTTGACAACATGAAGAAAGCGCTCAAATTGCTGAAGACTGAATTGTAG